The nucleotide sequence GGTTTCGAGCATGCGGCGGATGGTGTCTTCGCGGAGTTGCAGATCGACGGTGCGACCGTCGGGCCGGAGGTAACCGTCGATGATGCCGCGTTGATTACCCACTTCGTAGGGGATCGTGAAATGGCCCGCCTCGTCGGACTCGACTTCTCCGGCAAAGAGTCGGAAGTCACGCGCTCCGGACTGATCGGTGGGCAGCGCATTTACCACGTCGGCGATGAACGCCTGGTACACACGCTTGGGCCGGGCGAAGAACCCCGACAGGTCGAACGTCTCGATGAGGAAACCGGCGACCTGTGCGTTGGTCCCGGCCGGGATGTAGCGGACCGAAACGATCCGCGACTGCCCATTGATGGTGCGCAGTTCCGTGAGAAGTGCCTGGGCCCCGTGGTCCGAGGCCGTGTTGACCGTTTCGGACCGCGTGAGCATTTGGTAGGTGTGCCGGGTTTGTCGGCTCGAATGAACGGCGACCGGCCGTTGATGGGCCAGTGGGTTGATGTATGCCGTGTCCACGAGTAAGTCCCGTGCGGCACTGGGCAGTTCTTCGTACACGACGATGCTCGGGCTGAGTTCGTGTGAAGCGACGGCCGCCCCCGGGCCCAGAAATCTCGGGGCATGTTCGCGGGCCGCTTTGCCGGAGAAGACGCCGACGCAGAACACACCGGCCACGACCGTACCGATCGCCGCCGCCTTGATCGCGAAGCGTCTTTTCTGGCGCGGGGTGCGAGGGGTGTGGTCGGCCCGGAGTTGCCGGGTGTAGTCGATCAGCGTCTGCGGCGAGTTCTTCGCCGCATCCATGATCTCGTGCTGTACCTTCCCCGGCGTCACGACCCAAAGAATATCGCGAGACGGGGCGCAATTCATCCGCAAAATAATCGTGGGGCCGGATTATAACGGTGCATTGACATGGCCGATCCAAGCCGCCTCAGCCGCCATACTCGCACCAGGTCTTGGGCGTTTCCCAGACGCAGACTTTATCGAGCAGCGGTAGTTGGGCCTTGAGCCGGTTGTAAACGACCTTGGCGATGTTTTCGACGCTGGGGATCAGTTCCTGAAACTCGGCGATCTCGACGTTCAGATTCTTGTGATCGAAGTCGTCGATGACCGTCGCGTCGACGATGCGTTCGAGCTCGGCCAGGTCCATCACGACGCCGTTGTCGTCGGGTTCGCCCGTAACTGTGACGCCAACGATGTAGTTGTGGCCGTGGCCGTGGGGGTTGTTGCACTTGCCGAACATCCGGCGGTTCTCCTCGTCGGAGAGGTCCGGATTGTGCAGACGATGGCCGGCGGCAAACTCGAAGGTCTGGGTCAGTTTCACCATGGCGGGGTTGGTTTGGTCGATGCTGAGGCCGCACTGGGGGCTGAGAACCAGCTCCATGTCGGTCACCGGATTGCCCGGCATGCGGTCGCGAATGTCGGCGTACACCTGTTGCAGAACCTGTCCACCGCCGTGGAATCGGCCGTATCGCAGAGCGTCTGCGATCATCGGCAGGCTGTGATCACGCAGGGCGATGTCGATGTCCTTGATGTTGCGCAGGTAGCCGTACTCGGGCAGGATCTCGCCGGTGATCGTGGCACGCAGGGCGAGGTAGTGACGCAGGGCAGGCGTCGATCCGAGGGCGGGCGGTTTGCCGCCGAACGAGTTGTCGCCCGTGACGGACCAGCCGCCGGCAGGGGTGGTGTCGAGGTTGAAACGGACCTCACGGGACAGCCGAAACATGTCCGACGGTAGGGCGACGCGGCCGTCCGGGAGCTTCAATAAAAATCGATCCATAAGCGCAGAGGATACAGGGATTTATGAGCAAGCCTAAATGCCTTGTCCCGCGGGAAATCCGCCGGGCTTTTGCGTACTATGGGGACTCCGAAATTCGAGCCGCTCTTTGAGAAACGAAGATATGTCAGATCAGCCCGCGCCCGAGACTTCCGCCGACCTGCCGACCCCCCAGAAGGACGCGTACGACGAGACGATGATCAAAGTGCTCGAAGGCATCGAGCACGTCCGCAAGCGGCCCAACATGTACATCGGTGACCAAGGCGTTCGCGGCCTGCACCACCTCGTCTCCGAGATCGTCGACAACTCCGTCGACGAAGCCACCGCCGGTCACTGCTCGGCGATCCTGGTCAAGATCAACGCCGACGGCGGCGTCACCATCGCCGACGACGGCCGCGGCATTCCCGTGGGCATTCACCCGACCGAAGGCATCCCCACCGTCGAAGTCGTCTTCTCCACCCTCGGCGCCGGCGGGAAGTTCGAGAACGACAGCGGCGGGGCGTACAAGGTCTCCGGCGGCCTGCACGGCGTCGGTGCTTCGGTCGTCAACGCGCTGTCCGAGTTCCTCGAAGTCGAAGTCTCCCGCGACGGCAAGGTCCATCACATGGCCTTCGAGCGCGGCAAGCGCACCGAGGACCTCAAGGTCGTCGGCGACCGCGACAAGACCGGCACCAAGGTCACCTTCAAGCCCGACGACCAGATCTTCACCATCTCCACCGAGTTCCAGTACGACGTCCTGGCCAAGCGGATGCGGGAACTGGCATTTCTTAACCCCGGCCTGCAGATCACCATCGAGGACGAGCGCGACTCCAAGAAAGAGACCTTCAAGTACGACGACGGCCTGACCGCATTCGTCGAGTACGTCAACGAAGGCAAGAACAGCCTCACCCCCATCATCCGCTTCGACGGCGAGGACGAAGCCTCCGGCCTGTCCATCGACCTCGCGATGCAATGGACCGACGGCTACTCCGAACAAATCATCGGCTACGTCAACAACATCAACACCCACGAGGGCGGCACCCACGTCTCGGGCATCAAAACGTCCCTGACCGGCACCCTCAACCGCTACGCCAAGACCGCCGGCATCGTCAAGAACATCTCGCCCTCCGGCGACGACATCCGCGAAGGTCTCACCGTCGTGATGTCCCTCGCCGTGCCCAACCCGCAGTTCGAGGGCCAGACCAAGACCAAGCTCGGCAACAACGAGGTCGAGGGCTTCGTCCAGTCCATCGTCAACGACAAGCTCGCGTCGTTCTTCGAGGAGAACCCCAAGCTCGCCAAGACGATCTTCGAAAAATCCCTCCAAGCCGCCGAGGCCCGGGAGGCGGCACGCAAGGCGCGTGAGTTGACCCGCCGCAAGAACGCCTTGGAAGGCAACTCGCTCCCCGGCAAGCTCACCGATTGTCGCAGCAAGTCCAACGAAGAGACCGAGCTGTTCCTCGTCGAGGGTGACTCGGCCGGCGGCAGCGCCAAGCAGGGCCGCGACTCGCTCACCCAGGCCATCCTCGCCCTGCGC is from Planctomycetota bacterium and encodes:
- a CDS encoding 6-carboxytetrahydropterin synthase: MFRLSREVRFNLDTTPAGGWSVTGDNSFGGKPPALGSTPALRHYLALRATITGEILPEYGYLRNIKDIDIALRDHSLPMIADALRYGRFHGGGQVLQQVYADIRDRMPGNPVTDMELVLSPQCGLSIDQTNPAMVKLTQTFEFAAGHRLHNPDLSDEENRRMFGKCNNPHGHGHNYIVGVTVTGEPDDNGVVMDLAELERIVDATVIDDFDHKNLNVEIAEFQELIPSVENIAKVVYNRLKAQLPLLDKVCVWETPKTWCEYGG
- the gyrB gene encoding DNA topoisomerase (ATP-hydrolyzing) subunit B — protein: MSDQPAPETSADLPTPQKDAYDETMIKVLEGIEHVRKRPNMYIGDQGVRGLHHLVSEIVDNSVDEATAGHCSAILVKINADGGVTIADDGRGIPVGIHPTEGIPTVEVVFSTLGAGGKFENDSGGAYKVSGGLHGVGASVVNALSEFLEVEVSRDGKVHHMAFERGKRTEDLKVVGDRDKTGTKVTFKPDDQIFTISTEFQYDVLAKRMRELAFLNPGLQITIEDERDSKKETFKYDDGLTAFVEYVNEGKNSLTPIIRFDGEDEASGLSIDLAMQWTDGYSEQIIGYVNNINTHEGGTHVSGIKTSLTGTLNRYAKTAGIVKNISPSGDDIREGLTVVMSLAVPNPQFEGQTKTKLGNNEVEGFVQSIVNDKLASFFEENPKLAKTIFEKSLQAAEAREAARKARELTRRKNALEGNSLPGKLTDCRSKSNEETELFLVEGDSAGGSAKQGRDSLTQAILALRGKLLNVEKATVVKMLGHEEIRTIIPAIGAGLSDDFDIDKRRYGKIIIMTDADVDGSHIRTLLLTFFFRHMKDLIASGRVYVAQPPLYKVKRRSKSEYVLNEKTMRGITLNLGTEGTALILRDDEGNETSRIDGEELGHVLHTLERLADFVTVVERRGIPFADLLAMRDPDGKLPHHRIVVDGEEHFFHSSAQRDEYLAANDLLVRDEEMEAVEASTNGSANGTPRKVLEKSNELHEARELEKVFARLSEWGIAIDDYFLTQEESVTGELMTTKFAFEQDGKTYDVPGVAGLLPKIHEIGREGFEIQRFKGLGEMNAEQLWETTLDPERRTLMRVTLEEAGEAERLFSVLMGEDVEKRRQYIEDHALEVKNLDV